In Sphingobacterium zeae, one genomic interval encodes:
- a CDS encoding fasciclin domain-containing protein — MKKNLIPLSNLVLLFIGLFSILLSSCKDDFENNTYSAYEDLPMAVYLKNQPEKYDLWVKILEKADLYNTLNINTIYTLFAPVNDGVERYLKKVNLTSVDQMTKDDANYLVRYHLVPNVSIDLGQFQSGAISDLNATDDNLFVEFKDGGLDQIYLNGLSRFNAFDIKVTNGIIHSVDDVLEPLTATILDRLKDQKYSIFHDLAVATGYDERLNTVYTAGTDPDGNPIQQRFKYTAFAVSDAVYLKEGIHTLAALLNKLGASGSDLKSTSNLANRYMAYHLLAQQRSFADLGKFPAGATKMNLETMAQYELIKISEGGEGLVINTDERIGSAIHFNEINIPCKNGVLHDISHWMPIFVPEQVKVIWEFTDYPDIAANVTQYRNPSLGAQYNKIFVANELTSITWRAQPETKSNVLIYRNNRSADGIWYTGPLNYDHLRVELGESGWIQMRSPTIVKGKYKVKLTWPSTKYASNTGICAFVLDNEMLYPRLVMSNTSSDKMMTQDLGTVEFRETTDHTLRILSLDGKLLTLDYIQFDPIN, encoded by the coding sequence ATGAAAAAGAATCTTATTCCTCTTTCTAACCTTGTGCTGCTTTTTATTGGATTATTTTCAATCCTACTCTCCTCCTGTAAAGATGATTTTGAAAATAATACCTATTCAGCGTATGAAGATTTACCCATGGCTGTATACCTTAAAAATCAGCCCGAAAAATATGATCTATGGGTCAAAATCCTCGAGAAAGCAGATTTGTACAATACATTGAATATTAATACCATATACACGCTCTTTGCGCCAGTCAACGATGGTGTCGAACGATATCTCAAAAAAGTGAATCTGACTTCGGTTGATCAGATGACAAAAGACGATGCTAACTATTTGGTGCGTTATCATCTTGTTCCAAATGTTTCAATTGACCTCGGTCAGTTTCAAAGTGGGGCAATCTCAGATTTAAATGCTACCGATGATAATCTTTTTGTGGAGTTCAAAGATGGTGGATTGGATCAGATCTATTTGAATGGGCTATCGCGATTTAATGCTTTCGATATTAAGGTAACTAATGGAATTATCCATAGCGTAGACGATGTTTTGGAACCTCTTACAGCGACTATATTGGATCGATTGAAGGATCAAAAATATAGCATATTTCATGATCTGGCCGTCGCAACCGGATATGACGAGCGATTAAATACCGTCTACACAGCAGGCACAGACCCGGATGGAAATCCAATTCAACAGCGATTCAAATATACGGCATTTGCGGTAAGTGATGCTGTTTACCTGAAAGAAGGCATTCATACGCTAGCAGCGCTATTGAATAAACTGGGCGCATCAGGATCAGACCTGAAATCGACGAGCAATCTTGCTAATCGTTACATGGCTTACCACCTATTGGCGCAGCAGCGCTCTTTTGCCGATTTAGGTAAATTCCCTGCTGGCGCGACAAAAATGAATTTGGAAACCATGGCCCAATACGAATTGATAAAAATTAGCGAAGGAGGAGAAGGTTTGGTTATTAATACCGATGAACGTATCGGCAGTGCTATTCATTTTAATGAAATCAATATCCCCTGCAAAAATGGTGTATTGCACGATATTAGCCATTGGATGCCAATTTTCGTTCCAGAGCAGGTCAAGGTTATTTGGGAGTTTACAGACTACCCAGATATTGCCGCCAATGTTACCCAATACAGAAACCCGAGCCTTGGAGCGCAATACAATAAAATCTTTGTGGCCAACGAGCTGACGAGTATTACATGGCGGGCGCAACCAGAGACCAAGTCAAATGTATTGATTTATAGGAACAACAGGAGTGCGGACGGTATTTGGTATACCGGTCCGCTGAATTACGATCATTTACGTGTAGAATTGGGCGAATCGGGATGGATTCAGATGCGAAGCCCCACTATTGTAAAGGGAAAATACAAAGTCAAATTGACGTGGCCTAGTACTAAATATGCTTCAAATACAGGAATTTGTGCCTTTGTATTGGATAATGAAATGCTGTATCCCCGGTTGGTGATGTCCAATACCAGCTCCGACAAAATGATGACGCAGGATTTAGGAACCGTGGAATTTAGGGAAACAACAGACCATACCCTCCGCATACTATCACTGGATGGTAAGTTGCTGACGTTAGATTACATCCAGTTCGACCCGATTAATTGA
- a CDS encoding fasciclin domain-containing protein, whose translation MKNVVGILLFMLVAVTGCKKNWNEHYEEQGSISQLDLLAYLKTQPQYSLFVSKLEEYGIAEELTRDQELTIWAVPNDQMAAFESSTEDKISILKYHINNLKYDSGKLKDGLKLITLNGKYLMVSRKDNQAYVGDAKLIKANQFCKNGVVHEIDLLLKPDVSIYDYLRGLGNDYSIIRDSVLAMNDTIFDLSNSVPIGVDPTGNTLYDSVFTITNPIFEKANIRSEFANVTMFLPANQIIKNCFDDLQRLYNQFGKKFLREDSLIAYTWIKEAIFYNEIITDYGTKDLTSAFNRLWKPGIQLVDPQYKRMSNGRIFNVTKLKIPNNVHIQMIKQLFHYYEYVPENEKANLFGLANVTAIEPKDRDKVSFPTLGIELTYRTLLIRGDIADNKPASINFTPIMLARKPDGSTGYKVVEVPPGEYNLYMGFLAKNHPFVNIYVDDKLVAKSLNVEPSTPWNYDRATNTVAGTKYNGWGGLVGPVVIEGDKIRSFKIKVEFAGLGKGTVENIEPYHWALIPTVNNY comes from the coding sequence ATGAAAAACGTTGTAGGAATTCTCCTGTTCATGCTTGTTGCAGTAACAGGATGTAAAAAGAATTGGAATGAGCACTACGAGGAACAAGGATCCATATCGCAATTAGATTTGTTAGCTTATCTTAAAACTCAACCACAATACAGCCTATTTGTCTCAAAACTGGAAGAATATGGGATTGCTGAAGAGCTGACCCGCGATCAAGAATTAACCATATGGGCGGTACCTAATGATCAGATGGCAGCCTTTGAATCATCCACAGAAGATAAAATCTCGATCTTAAAGTATCATATCAATAACCTCAAATATGACAGTGGAAAACTTAAAGATGGTTTAAAATTAATTACTTTAAATGGGAAGTATCTGATGGTTTCACGTAAGGATAATCAGGCATATGTTGGTGACGCCAAACTGATTAAGGCCAATCAATTTTGTAAAAACGGGGTGGTGCATGAAATTGATCTGTTGCTGAAGCCGGACGTTAGCATTTATGATTATCTCCGTGGTCTGGGGAATGACTATTCGATCATTCGAGATAGCGTTCTCGCCATGAATGATACGATTTTTGATTTGTCAAATAGTGTTCCCATAGGGGTAGATCCAACTGGGAACACGTTGTACGACTCCGTATTTACCATTACAAATCCAATATTTGAAAAGGCGAACATCCGCTCTGAGTTTGCAAATGTTACGATGTTCCTTCCTGCTAATCAGATTATTAAAAATTGTTTTGATGATTTACAGCGTCTCTATAATCAATTTGGAAAGAAGTTTTTGAGAGAAGACTCCTTAATCGCCTATACATGGATCAAAGAGGCTATTTTTTATAATGAAATTATAACTGACTATGGCACAAAGGATCTGACGTCCGCCTTTAATCGCTTATGGAAGCCAGGTATACAACTGGTAGATCCGCAATATAAACGCATGAGTAACGGTAGAATCTTTAACGTAACCAAATTAAAAATTCCCAATAATGTCCATATTCAAATGATAAAGCAGTTGTTTCATTATTATGAATATGTACCCGAAAATGAAAAGGCAAACCTGTTTGGCCTCGCCAATGTGACCGCTATAGAACCAAAAGACAGGGATAAGGTAAGTTTTCCTACATTGGGGATCGAGCTTACCTACCGAACCCTTCTCATACGGGGAGATATAGCCGACAATAAGCCTGCATCAATCAATTTTACTCCGATTATGTTAGCGCGGAAGCCAGATGGTTCAACAGGTTATAAAGTCGTGGAAGTTCCACCAGGAGAATATAATCTGTATATGGGATTTTTGGCCAAAAACCATCCATTTGTGAATATCTACGTAGACGATAAGTTAGTGGCAAAGTCTTTAAATGTGGAACCGTCGACGCCGTGGAACTATGATCGCGCGACAAATACTGTAGCTGGAACCAAGTATAATGGTTGGGGAGGACTAGTCGGACCTGTAGTGATCGAGGGCGATAAAATCCGGTCCTTTAAAATTAAAGTTGAATTTGCCGGGTTAGGAAAGGGAACTGTAGAAAATATTGAGCCTTACCACTGGGCGTTGATTCCAACAGTAAATAATTATTAA
- a CDS encoding GntR family transcriptional regulator, translating to MTNSVNQFLKTLEISDFSATPKYLQLANTITDAVRNEILVRDDMLPSINELSAYLEISRDTVEKAYRYLKKNEVIASNPGKGYYVHKTDVQSKLKIAIFLNKLSAHKKIVYDSFAKELSDYANLDLFVYNSDLSYLNTLLGSLTKTYDHYVLFPHFKEGRDKAPDIIRKIPSEKLMLLGKFIEDVPGDFPAVYENYEQDIYSALEEANEVLSKYKSLKLVFPDYSDFPKAIIKGFYKFCQQYAFDHELVSDIDEEKVEKGTCYINIIEDDLVKLLNKVIQKKLVIGTDVGVISYNETPLKKFILNGITTISTDFEMMGRLAAELIIKKSKDRVEVPFYLKVRSSI from the coding sequence ATGACCAATTCAGTAAATCAATTTTTAAAAACTTTAGAAATTAGTGATTTCTCTGCTACTCCAAAGTATTTGCAATTGGCAAATACCATCACCGATGCCGTAAGAAACGAAATATTGGTCCGAGATGATATGTTGCCTTCCATTAATGAGTTAAGTGCCTATTTAGAAATATCACGTGATACCGTTGAAAAGGCTTACCGATACCTGAAGAAAAATGAGGTTATTGCTTCGAACCCCGGTAAGGGCTATTATGTGCATAAAACAGATGTACAATCGAAACTTAAGATTGCAATCTTTCTGAATAAACTCAGTGCGCATAAAAAGATTGTGTATGATTCCTTTGCAAAGGAATTAAGTGACTATGCGAATTTGGATTTGTTTGTTTATAATTCAGATCTATCGTATTTAAATACACTTTTAGGGAGTCTAACGAAAACTTATGACCATTATGTTCTTTTTCCACACTTTAAAGAAGGTAGGGATAAGGCCCCGGATATTATACGGAAAATCCCTTCAGAAAAGCTAATGTTATTGGGTAAGTTTATCGAAGATGTACCTGGCGATTTTCCAGCTGTTTATGAGAACTATGAACAGGATATTTACTCCGCTCTGGAGGAAGCTAATGAAGTTTTGAGTAAATACAAAAGCTTAAAACTGGTCTTTCCGGACTACAGTGATTTTCCAAAGGCTATTATCAAAGGATTTTATAAATTTTGTCAGCAATATGCTTTTGATCACGAATTAGTTTCTGATATCGATGAAGAGAAGGTAGAGAAGGGAACGTGCTACATTAATATTATCGAAGATGATCTTGTAAAACTGCTGAACAAAGTGATACAGAAAAAATTGGTCATCGGAACTGACGTTGGTGTGATCTCCTATAATGAAACACCATTGAAAAAATTTATTCTCAATGGTATCACAACCATATCGACTGATTTTGAAATGATGGGACGTTTAGCGGCCGAATTGATTATTAAAAAGTCCAAAGACCGTGTTGAGGTTCCATTTTATTTGAAAGTTAGATCATCGATTTAG
- a CDS encoding RagB/SusD family nutrient uptake outer membrane protein, protein MKSYYIHYSIVVVCLVLTSCSKYFEVNTNDVLTEKDYGQETNELYSGYMGVAAKMQALADQTVFLSDLRTDLLEPTANAPQDLWDLYNYKEKKGNTFANPRTYYDLIVNANAYLEKIRSYRKANPKALEDEHYNALISGTIRFKVWTYLTLGKLYGKVAYFDDSKIDLDNLSSIPVISLNELLPKLVALMEIGVDGVDGKYVANWGNILFPGVATNQQDLTWNMICPSPEPLLMELYLWTKQYTKVVDIGIRFIYDNGSNKFKVSNDDYNGEWVQVFTRDPITRTRVLMNIVPYDFERNQTNRLMQFFSNQSPSLYYLRPTAAAMRRYQEQIRYDGHTLGDQYRGENYTYFLQNGAWVIRKFSRDRESASEIYKNNVHIVIYRDADIHFFMIEALNNLGMFDQAEALLNDGVELYLSRNAGNLKYPFDNAAMNVSLARNWGIRRRVNLAPVHPEGVSRDDLSTTEKVDAYKKALDKLVVEETLMESAGEAKAYFAMMRIADRWNDPTILADIVAKKYSEGQTNQIRQYLLDRNHWFVQYPLN, encoded by the coding sequence ATGAAAAGTTATTATATACACTATAGCATAGTCGTCGTGTGCTTGGTTCTTACCAGTTGTTCCAAATATTTTGAAGTGAATACCAACGATGTTTTGACGGAAAAAGATTATGGTCAAGAAACCAATGAACTGTATTCAGGTTATATGGGAGTTGCTGCAAAAATGCAGGCTCTGGCCGATCAAACTGTATTTTTAAGTGACTTACGAACCGATCTACTTGAACCTACGGCCAATGCACCCCAAGATTTGTGGGATTTGTACAACTACAAGGAAAAAAAGGGCAATACCTTTGCCAACCCACGCACCTATTATGATCTTATTGTAAATGCCAATGCTTATTTGGAAAAAATTAGGTCTTATCGAAAAGCAAACCCAAAAGCATTGGAGGACGAGCACTATAATGCATTGATATCTGGAACAATTCGTTTTAAAGTATGGACGTATCTGACGCTAGGGAAATTATACGGTAAGGTAGCTTATTTCGATGATTCTAAGATCGATTTAGACAATCTGTCTTCCATTCCCGTAATTTCTTTAAATGAACTGTTGCCTAAACTGGTCGCATTGATGGAAATAGGTGTGGACGGTGTTGATGGAAAGTATGTCGCGAATTGGGGCAATATTTTATTTCCAGGGGTGGCTACTAATCAGCAAGATCTCACTTGGAATATGATTTGTCCATCGCCTGAACCATTATTAATGGAGCTGTATCTGTGGACGAAGCAATATACAAAAGTGGTCGATATCGGTATTCGCTTTATCTACGACAATGGTAGTAATAAGTTTAAGGTCAGTAATGACGATTATAATGGGGAGTGGGTTCAGGTATTTACGAGGGATCCAATAACACGTACAAGAGTATTGATGAATATCGTACCCTATGATTTTGAACGAAACCAGACAAATCGCTTGATGCAGTTTTTCTCGAATCAAAGTCCTTCCTTATACTATTTAAGGCCGACGGCAGCCGCCATGCGTCGATACCAGGAACAAATTCGATATGATGGACACACCTTGGGTGATCAATATCGGGGAGAGAATTACACCTACTTTTTACAGAACGGAGCATGGGTGATCCGCAAATTTTCGAGAGATCGGGAGAGTGCTTCGGAAATCTATAAAAATAATGTCCATATTGTCATATACCGAGATGCTGATATACACTTTTTTATGATAGAAGCCCTCAATAACTTGGGCATGTTTGATCAGGCGGAGGCATTGTTGAATGATGGTGTAGAGTTGTATCTTTCACGAAACGCAGGCAATTTAAAGTATCCTTTTGACAATGCGGCGATGAATGTTAGCCTTGCCAGAAATTGGGGAATTAGACGTCGGGTCAATCTCGCACCCGTGCACCCTGAAGGTGTTAGCAGAGATGATTTATCAACGACAGAAAAAGTTGATGCTTATAAGAAGGCATTAGATAAGTTAGTTGTTGAAGAGACCCTGATGGAAAGTGCGGGCGAAGCAAAGGCTTATTTTGCGATGATGCGCATTGCCGATCGTTGGAACGACCCTACAATTTTAGCCGATATCGTCGCGAAGAAGTACTCCGAAGGCCAAACGAACCAAATTCGCCAATATTTGCTGGATAGAAATCATTGGTTCGTTCAATATCCTTTAAATTAA
- a CDS encoding DUF4136 domain-containing protein, producing MKKILLFLVLCVALASCSSYQYNTTRVEKMDFTPFKTYAWLPPVDSLSKSYFDNDIAKTNILDAANTALEAKGLQYSKDNPDLLFRYITIVNNKSRLVYGGGGYYGWGGPWGWYRPWFSPYYYGGGYYPVAKERYRYGHLIIEAIDRKTNAVIWQARGSGDVDNPEKAINNISKVAKGVIELFPVKTLKK from the coding sequence ATGAAAAAGATTCTATTATTTTTGGTGCTTTGCGTTGCACTCGCATCATGTTCGTCTTATCAATACAATACCACACGGGTAGAAAAGATGGATTTTACGCCATTTAAGACGTATGCTTGGTTACCTCCGGTCGACTCGTTATCAAAGTCTTATTTTGACAATGATATCGCTAAAACCAATATCTTGGACGCAGCTAATACTGCTTTAGAAGCAAAAGGCCTTCAATATTCCAAAGATAACCCTGATTTGCTATTTCGATACATCACGATTGTCAATAATAAGAGTCGCTTGGTCTATGGTGGCGGCGGTTACTACGGCTGGGGTGGACCCTGGGGATGGTATCGTCCGTGGTTTTCACCCTATTACTACGGTGGCGGCTATTACCCAGTTGCAAAAGAGCGCTATCGTTATGGTCATCTAATTATTGAAGCTATTGACCGCAAAACAAATGCAGTGATTTGGCAGGCACGCGGATCAGGAGATGTCGATAACCCAGAAAAAGCAATTAATAACATCAGCAAGGTTGCAAAAGGTGTTATTGAACTGTTTCCGGTGAAGACCTTAAAAAAATAA
- a CDS encoding SusC/RagA family TonB-linked outer membrane protein: MNFTDLMYKKNKHVWKLSMALSFSLFCMHSYAQQNIQGKVVKSYDKTPIEGAIVSILNSTHTTKTKSDGTFVFDNIRDESPVIRIWSPGFFESRIEVLGRNQIEIKLISEGREHYENVVSGSFSAANATLLTTEHYPKGAATVEQVLTGQIVGLRTTNKGGMPSEGAALNFRGVRSFEANSNPLIVVDNVPYLPDMDNSPIIGGYSRSIFAPFNLHDIKSIQFLKGAETARYGSLGSNGVLKLETSASDDMETVIEYRGNFGVAHQYRTLPVLNDSQYKSYLGAVGMTNYNDMGELLAQFPFLKDDPNYYYNYLYNNKTDWQDQIYRNAFATDHHLRIKGGDAVAKYDLSLGVLNQQGVVDNTNNTRYSTRLNSTIALGQKFDLNAIMALTYNTGRMQEQGMLKATNPMLAAMYRAPILSPYTKDKDNNLLTDLDGVRQFGVSNPLALLQTGDFTSDVYDVFAQANLRYRATKDLQFNALLGYYTNYSRQTTFVPGLSSGTILPLENGIALNTARSGAGQSTNISWNFYGSYAKQLGRDQLDAGIGIQGLLNSQEYDAGAGRNTSSDFYRTLNYVSNAGRKFWGYDEDWNWMNMYGFVRYNWRSLLKLDANLSVDGSSVTGENAKRFGLFPGADLSILLSNMSFLKENESINNLVLKFGYAKTGNSRFSSKIGQSYYNSQLYRQLAGIVVGNIPSNEIRWEDNQNMQGNLIFSGLNQRLNMNVGYYYNRASHLLNRFSVSPIAGIDRIFLNGGQINNRGLEVDANFVFVDKTDWSFTLGGNLSTLNSTVKKLLSVNPILLQQEDDVIRIHQVDKAPFSFYGYQSNGVIASAREAEQLNLYDYKNRMFAPGDVFFEDVNNDGIIDAEDEVDLGSSLPKLFGGAYFTLRYKKVQLQGLLSFTKGNKTYNAVRRSLEDLAGYNNQSIAALRRWQTDGQQTDIPQVQYGDPMENARFSSRWIEDASYMRLENLSLSYRFGNHGLKILAHSEWYIVAENLFTWSKYLGLDPVTAYSNSMAYTGADYGKIPLPRTFKLGVNFKL, from the coding sequence ATGAATTTTACAGATCTCATGTATAAGAAAAATAAACATGTGTGGAAGTTGTCAATGGCTTTGTCATTCTCATTATTCTGCATGCATAGTTATGCCCAGCAAAATATTCAGGGAAAGGTCGTGAAATCGTACGATAAAACTCCCATAGAGGGGGCTATTGTAAGTATTTTGAACTCAACACATACCACCAAGACGAAATCGGATGGAACATTTGTTTTCGATAATATACGAGATGAGTCGCCAGTTATTCGGATTTGGAGTCCCGGATTCTTTGAATCACGTATTGAAGTGTTGGGGCGTAACCAAATTGAAATAAAGTTGATTTCTGAGGGACGAGAACATTATGAAAATGTAGTTTCGGGGTCTTTTTCTGCAGCTAATGCGACGTTGTTGACCACGGAACACTATCCTAAGGGCGCAGCCACCGTTGAACAAGTACTAACTGGCCAGATTGTAGGGTTACGCACGACCAACAAAGGTGGAATGCCTTCAGAAGGTGCTGCATTGAATTTTAGGGGAGTGCGCTCGTTTGAAGCAAATAGCAATCCGCTGATTGTCGTCGATAATGTACCGTATTTACCAGACATGGATAATTCTCCGATTATTGGTGGATACTCGAGAAGTATCTTTGCCCCATTTAACCTTCATGATATTAAAAGTATTCAATTCTTGAAGGGAGCCGAAACAGCACGTTACGGTTCGTTAGGCTCAAATGGAGTACTCAAATTAGAAACCTCTGCATCCGATGATATGGAAACGGTTATTGAGTATCGAGGTAATTTTGGAGTAGCGCATCAGTATAGAACGCTGCCTGTGCTGAATGATAGTCAATACAAGAGTTATCTCGGTGCCGTTGGGATGACCAATTACAACGATATGGGCGAGCTGCTGGCGCAATTTCCTTTCCTGAAAGATGATCCGAATTATTATTATAACTACCTGTACAATAATAAAACGGATTGGCAAGATCAGATTTATCGAAATGCTTTTGCAACCGATCATCATTTAAGAATCAAAGGTGGCGATGCGGTTGCAAAATATGATCTCTCGCTTGGCGTGTTGAACCAACAGGGCGTAGTGGACAATACAAACAACACCCGATACAGCACGCGTTTGAATTCAACGATTGCTTTAGGACAGAAATTCGACTTGAATGCAATTATGGCATTGACCTATAACACCGGAAGAATGCAGGAACAAGGCATGTTAAAAGCCACCAATCCCATGTTGGCCGCAATGTATAGAGCGCCGATTCTTAGCCCCTATACAAAAGATAAAGACAACAACCTATTGACTGATTTGGACGGTGTTAGACAATTTGGCGTCTCTAATCCCTTAGCTCTTCTACAAACCGGCGATTTTACATCGGACGTCTACGATGTTTTTGCACAAGCTAATTTGCGCTATAGAGCGACTAAAGATCTTCAATTTAATGCTTTGCTTGGTTACTATACAAATTATAGCCGTCAGACAACCTTTGTACCAGGTTTGTCTAGCGGCACCATTCTCCCTTTAGAGAATGGAATTGCTTTAAATACAGCGCGATCGGGCGCTGGGCAGTCTACTAATATTTCCTGGAATTTTTATGGAAGTTATGCGAAACAGTTAGGCCGCGATCAATTGGATGCTGGTATCGGTATACAGGGCCTGCTGAATAGTCAGGAGTATGATGCCGGTGCGGGCAGGAATACGAGTTCCGATTTTTACCGTACACTGAATTATGTCAGTAATGCAGGACGTAAATTTTGGGGATATGATGAAGACTGGAATTGGATGAACATGTATGGTTTCGTCCGTTACAACTGGCGCAGCTTACTGAAATTAGATGCCAATCTTAGCGTTGACGGTAGCTCCGTTACAGGGGAAAATGCCAAAAGGTTTGGCCTGTTCCCGGGGGCGGACTTATCAATTCTGCTCTCTAATATGTCTTTTCTGAAGGAGAATGAATCGATAAACAACCTCGTGTTAAAATTTGGTTACGCAAAAACCGGTAACAGCCGTTTTTCATCAAAGATTGGACAATCGTACTACAATAGCCAATTATATCGACAACTTGCTGGAATTGTAGTGGGTAACATTCCTAGCAATGAAATTAGATGGGAAGATAACCAAAATATGCAGGGTAATTTAATCTTTTCGGGGCTAAATCAACGTTTAAATATGAACGTGGGATATTATTACAACCGTGCCAGTCATCTTTTGAATCGTTTTTCTGTGTCGCCCATAGCGGGAATCGACAGGATATTTTTAAATGGGGGTCAAATCAACAATCGTGGTTTGGAAGTGGATGCTAATTTTGTTTTCGTTGACAAAACAGACTGGTCCTTCACACTGGGCGGTAATTTATCCACATTAAACAGTACCGTAAAAAAGCTGTTGAGTGTGAATCCAATATTGTTACAGCAGGAAGATGATGTTATTCGCATCCATCAGGTGGATAAAGCACCCTTTTCTTTTTATGGATATCAATCCAATGGCGTTATTGCTAGCGCCAGAGAGGCCGAGCAATTGAATTTATACGATTATAAGAATAGAATGTTTGCTCCAGGCGATGTTTTCTTTGAGGACGTGAATAACGATGGTATTATAGATGCCGAAGATGAGGTCGATCTAGGAAGTAGTTTGCCGAAATTATTTGGGGGCGCATATTTCACTTTACGTTATAAGAAGGTTCAATTGCAGGGTCTCTTGAGTTTTACCAAGGGCAACAAGACTTATAATGCTGTACGTAGAAGTCTCGAGGATCTCGCCGGTTATAATAATCAATCCATTGCGGCACTGCGCCGTTGGCAGACCGATGGCCAACAAACTGATATCCCACAGGTACAATATGGTGATCCCATGGAGAACGCACGCTTTTCTAGCCGATGGATTGAAGATGCTTCTTATATGCGTTTAGAGAACTTGTCTTTGTCTTATCGTTTTGGTAATCATGGACTTAAAATTCTTGCGCATTCGGAATGGTATATCGTTGCTGAAAATTTATTTACATGGAGCAAATATTTGGGACTGGATCCTGTAACTGCATACAGCAATAGCATGGCTTATACCGGTGCAGACTATGGCAAAATCCCTTTACCACGGACCTTTAAATTAGGCGTCAATTTTAAACTCTAG